A genomic window from Prunus persica cultivar Lovell chromosome G2, Prunus_persica_NCBIv2, whole genome shotgun sequence includes:
- the LOC18785882 gene encoding uncharacterized protein LOC18785882 — MGICFGKRKKSTAEIVPQNQPTTTIRLYGSPRSTAYIRVALKYKAAAVSLRCVVDDTCGGDDHNANENLVVAVEVAGSSSPQTERVSGPPSTLLQFIDTRFPHPPLLLQIRSPETTSLVAAVVKLTELQHRSVTWHLERLVRWATDLLTRQNKRGGRGGEIDPTVGTARMEVRKLGRSYTQLLELMLEHAQMEERLLFPIFNFADPMICKAANEEHARDLPIMNGIKEDIKSIEVIDNGSPAYQEALSNFSKRLKSLQERYRQHFLEEERELLPYMEAAELNKEQQQRLLDQCVDVMQETHSHNLFIFLLQGLLPHEAMHYLDLISMCSNKERTASMLQMII; from the exons ATGGGAATCTGTTTCGGGAAGCGGAAGAAATCGACGGCGGAGATAGTGCCGCAAAACCAGCCGACAACAACCATCCGATTGTACGGCTCCCCAAGAAGCACCGCCTACATCCGAGTCGCCCTCAAATACAAGGCGGCAGCCGTCTCGCTCCGCTGCGTGGTCGACGACACATGCGGCGGTGACGACCACAACGCGAATGAAAATTTGGTTGTAGCCGTGGAGGTGGCCGGTTCATCATCACCCCAGACGGAGAGGGTTTCAGGGCCTCCCAGTACTCTGCTGCAGTTCATAGACACCAGATTCCCGCACCCGccgcttcttcttcaaatccGCTCCCCCGAAACGACGTCGTTAGTGGCGGCGGTGGTTAAGCTGACTGAGCTGCAACATAGGAGCGTGACGTGGCACTTGGAGAGGTTGGTGAGGTGGGCGACGGATCTGTTGACACGTCAGAATAAACgcggaggaagaggaggagagatTGATCCGACGGTGGGGACTGCGCGGATGGAGGTGAGGAAGTTGGGGAGGAGCTACACCCAGCTGTTGGAACTGATGTTGGAACACGCTCAGATGGAGGAGAGGCTCCTCTTCCCTATCTTCAACTTCGCTGATCCAA TGATATGTAAGGCTGCAAATGAGGAACATGCAAGGGACCTACCCATCATGAATGGCATCAAAGAAGATATCAAATCCATTGAGGTTATAGACAATGGGAGCCCTGCCTACCAAGAAGCTCTTTCCAACTTTTCCAAGCGCCTTAAATCATTACAG GAGCGTTACAGACAACACTTTctggaggaggagagagaattaTTACCCTATATGGAGGCAGCTGAGCTGAACAAAGAGCAGCAACAAAGATTATTGGACCAGTGTGTGGATGTGATGCAAGAAACACACTCACataatttgttcatttttctaCTTCAAGGGCTCCTCCCTCATGAAGCCATGCACTACTTGGACTTGATCTCTATGTGCAGCAACAAAGAACGGACAGCTTCTATGCTTCAAATGATAATTTAG